A genomic segment from Nodularia sphaerocarpa UHCC 0038 encodes:
- a CDS encoding peptidase domain-containing ABC transporter, with product MTTVFSQQHLAEKLSYTLGEKLLKQELQSCLASMELVEPPVAKQFWQSAEMNAGIYVVLAGKVRLLDNSDDLITTLSAWSSFGEMTLFPQENFSDYTARSSQNLELGYLRQEVLQGLMDKYPQIRSRLFSRAELWDLLLSCRQNSQFPTHPTQFQAMLKALSLFERHKLEIGSVNTQFPDSELWLLYKGELLHSQGKSLTPAQISAEPNQGHWQAIQPTIAYILKSSHWQKALEHCQALASFVPESEQYPTSKTGNQISRNDSSPYKKPRPYPIAKVIPFPQREPQSKEQQKQTLPYFPSPKVQMGHWWQRLSKRYPFYAQQSSADCGSACLVMIGKYWGKHFSVNRLRDMTNVNRSGASLRALATVGENLGFATRPVKATFDKFAEQSLPAIAHWEGNHYIVVYEITKKRVIVGDPAIGQRSLTRSQFNAGWSGYALLLQPTELLKQTKNESASFWKFFELVKPHYWVLLEVFIASVLMQIFGLVTPVFTQLLLDRVLVQRSIPTLNAVGMGMIVFGLFGIAMNAVRQYLLDHTANRVSISLLVGFIKHTFRLPLAYFESRYVGDIVSRIQENQKIQRFLTGETLSIMLDMLTLVIYLSMMFWYSWRMTLFVLLTVPPFFILALASTNILRRISREIFNAGAKENSYLIESLSGIRTVRSLAIEQTVRWRWEELLNDLVKKGFNAQVIGNRLRIISGVIQTFVNASLMWFGAWQVIQGEMTMGQLVAFNMLVGNVLSPFQRLSMLWNGLQEIIISTERINDVLEAEPEEDLQKKPRKSLDRLNGRICFQNVTFRYHAESETNVLENINFEIQPEQMVAVVGRSGSGKTTLSKLILGLYPPTDGKVLIDGFDVNNIALRSLRSQIGVVDQDTFLFGGTIRENIGIAHPEATLEEITQAARWAGADEFIQKLPMGYESQIGESGGMLSGGQRQRLAIARALLGNPRLLLFDEATSHLDSESERIIQNNLKTILQGRTSVIIAHRLSTVRNADLILVLDRGVLVESGTHDELIAKQGHYYYLNQQQLAQVV from the coding sequence ATGACAACGGTATTTTCCCAGCAACATCTAGCTGAAAAACTAAGTTACACTTTGGGAGAGAAGCTTTTAAAACAAGAACTGCAAAGCTGTTTGGCATCTATGGAACTTGTGGAGCCACCAGTAGCAAAGCAGTTCTGGCAATCCGCAGAAATGAACGCTGGTATTTACGTCGTTCTTGCAGGTAAAGTTAGATTGTTAGATAATTCTGATGATTTAATCACGACTCTATCAGCGTGGTCTTCATTTGGTGAAATGACTTTGTTTCCACAGGAAAACTTTAGTGATTACACTGCTAGAAGCTCACAAAATTTAGAACTTGGGTATCTCAGACAAGAGGTATTGCAAGGATTGATGGACAAATATCCTCAAATCCGCTCACGCCTGTTCTCTCGTGCAGAACTATGGGATTTACTGCTTTCATGTCGCCAAAACTCACAATTTCCCACACATCCGACCCAATTTCAGGCGATGCTCAAGGCTTTATCCCTGTTTGAGCGACACAAACTAGAAATTGGCTCTGTAAATACACAATTCCCCGATTCTGAATTATGGCTGTTGTACAAAGGTGAACTGCTGCATTCTCAGGGTAAATCCTTGACACCAGCCCAAATCTCTGCTGAACCGAATCAGGGACATTGGCAGGCCATACAACCCACAATTGCTTATATCCTCAAAAGTTCTCACTGGCAAAAAGCACTGGAACACTGCCAAGCCTTAGCTTCCTTTGTCCCTGAGTCTGAACAATACCCGACTTCAAAGACTGGAAATCAGATTAGTAGAAACGACTCTTCCCCATACAAAAAACCACGCCCATACCCCATAGCCAAGGTTATACCCTTTCCCCAGAGAGAACCACAATCAAAAGAACAGCAAAAGCAAACACTTCCTTACTTTCCTAGCCCGAAAGTGCAAATGGGGCATTGGTGGCAACGTTTGAGCAAACGCTATCCCTTTTATGCTCAACAAAGTTCCGCAGATTGTGGCTCTGCTTGCTTGGTGATGATTGGTAAGTATTGGGGTAAGCATTTTAGTGTCAATCGCTTGCGGGATATGACTAACGTTAACCGCAGTGGTGCATCTCTACGTGCCTTGGCAACAGTGGGAGAAAACCTCGGTTTTGCCACCCGTCCTGTGAAAGCTACTTTTGATAAGTTTGCAGAACAATCTTTACCTGCGATCGCACACTGGGAAGGCAACCACTACATTGTCGTTTATGAAATCACCAAAAAGCGCGTCATCGTCGGTGATCCCGCCATCGGTCAACGTAGCCTCACTAGGAGCCAATTTAATGCAGGTTGGAGTGGTTATGCCTTATTACTCCAACCCACAGAATTACTCAAACAGACCAAAAATGAGAGTGCCAGTTTCTGGAAGTTCTTTGAGTTAGTTAAACCTCACTATTGGGTACTGCTAGAAGTCTTCATCGCCAGTGTCTTGATGCAAATATTCGGACTAGTAACGCCAGTATTTACCCAGTTATTACTAGATCGAGTCCTGGTGCAACGCAGCATTCCCACCTTAAACGCCGTGGGTATGGGGATGATCGTTTTTGGTTTGTTCGGTATCGCCATGAATGCAGTGCGGCAATATCTGCTAGATCACACAGCCAATCGCGTCAGCATCTCCCTACTTGTGGGTTTTATTAAACATACCTTCCGCTTACCCCTGGCTTACTTCGAGTCGCGTTATGTGGGAGATATTGTTTCTCGGATTCAAGAAAATCAAAAAATTCAGCGCTTCCTCACCGGCGAGACTTTATCAATCATGCTGGATATGCTGACATTAGTGATCTATCTGAGCATGATGTTTTGGTATAGCTGGCGCATGACTTTATTTGTACTATTAACAGTGCCGCCATTTTTTATTCTCGCACTAGCTAGCACAAATATTTTGCGTCGCATTTCCAGAGAGATTTTTAATGCTGGAGCCAAAGAAAACAGTTATCTGATTGAATCTCTGTCAGGCATTCGTACAGTGCGTTCATTAGCCATTGAACAGACAGTACGCTGGCGTTGGGAAGAATTGCTGAATGATTTAGTCAAAAAAGGTTTTAATGCCCAAGTGATTGGTAATCGCCTGCGAATCATTAGTGGCGTTATTCAAACCTTTGTCAATGCTTCCTTAATGTGGTTTGGCGCATGGCAAGTCATTCAAGGGGAAATGACAATGGGGCAGTTAGTAGCTTTTAATATGTTGGTGGGTAACGTCTTGAGTCCTTTTCAAAGACTATCAATGCTGTGGAATGGTTTGCAGGAAATTATTATTTCTACCGAACGAATTAATGATGTTTTAGAAGCAGAACCAGAAGAAGACTTGCAAAAGAAACCCCGCAAGTCTCTAGATAGACTAAATGGCCGGATTTGCTTTCAAAATGTCACCTTTCGTTATCATGCAGAAAGTGAAACTAACGTGCTGGAAAATATCAACTTTGAAATCCAGCCAGAGCAAATGGTTGCAGTTGTGGGGCGCAGTGGTTCGGGAAAAACCACCTTGAGTAAATTAATTTTAGGTTTATACCCACCAACAGATGGCAAAGTTCTGATTGACGGCTTTGATGTTAATAATATTGCATTGCGATCGCTGCGTTCTCAAATAGGTGTAGTTGATCAAGATACCTTTCTGTTTGGTGGCACAATTCGAGAAAACATTGGCATCGCTCACCCAGAAGCTACCTTAGAAGAAATTACACAAGCCGCACGATGGGCAGGTGCAGATGAATTTATTCAGAAATTGCCAATGGGTTATGAATCCCAAATTGGTGAAAGTGGCGGAATGCTTTCTGGTGGACAACGCCAACGCCTAGCCATTGCCAGAGCCTTACTCGGCAACCCCCGCTTATTACTCTTTGATGAAGCCACTAGTCACCTAGACTCGGAATCAGAAAGAATTATTCAGAACAACCTCAAAACAATTCTCCAAGGGCGTACCAGCGTCATTATTGCCCATCGCCTTTCCACAGTCCGCAATGCTGATCTAATTTTAGTTTTAGATCGAGGCGTATTAGTCGAAAGCGGTACTCATGACGAATTAATTGCTAAACAGGGACATTACTACTATCTCAATCAACAACAATTAGCTCAAGTCGTTTAA
- a CDS encoding HlyD family efflux transporter periplasmic adaptor subunit has product MPNASFNSASLLLKKEQDEDKIYIQPSEETTKSNKNIPEGNTQDLYYGTEELLDALPKVWTRGVLYVLVGFASLALPWATFSKVDETGSARGRIEPQGATQKLDSQAGGSVKAVKVTEGDTVTKGQVLLELDSDILQTELQQAEAKLSALLNQETQFDVLKNQLQLTLSIQNQQNQFQALEKMSQVNQAEQNLGFKESTYNLQKLERQALVNQVEQQIQTAQTDQQSAEGRLSIDSRQVERFQQLVNDGAVSVNQVDQLKKEEQESQRLYARAQSDVKQAQLRLAEETSRYQAIMNQLESDIQQAKHQLQAEKNSYQSLLQAGKLAVLKYQEQIQDLETQVANLQSEIAQTKSKITSLNLQMQHRVVRSPIDGTIFELPVTKPGEVVQIGQRIVHIAPQDSPIVLKANIPIQDSGFLNVGMSVKIKFDAFPFQEYGIVEGKVSWISPDSKINQTPQGNLETYELEIVLEQNYIQNGEKRIPLSPGQTANAEIIVRQRRVIDFVLDPFKKLHKNGLEL; this is encoded by the coding sequence ATGCCTAATGCCTCTTTTAACTCCGCATCTCTACTTCTAAAAAAAGAGCAGGATGAGGATAAAATTTATATTCAACCCAGCGAAGAAACTACTAAGTCTAACAAGAATATTCCAGAAGGTAACACCCAAGATTTATATTACGGTACGGAAGAACTACTAGATGCTTTACCAAAAGTCTGGACTCGTGGTGTGTTGTATGTACTGGTAGGCTTTGCATCTCTGGCTTTACCTTGGGCAACTTTCTCGAAAGTAGATGAAACTGGTAGCGCCAGAGGACGTATAGAACCTCAAGGTGCAACACAAAAATTGGACTCACAAGCAGGAGGAAGTGTTAAAGCTGTGAAGGTGACAGAAGGCGACACAGTAACCAAGGGACAGGTGCTGCTAGAACTTGATTCTGATATTTTGCAAACGGAACTTCAGCAAGCCGAAGCTAAACTTTCGGCACTGCTAAATCAAGAAACGCAGTTTGATGTGCTGAAAAACCAATTACAGTTGACACTGAGTATTCAGAACCAACAAAACCAATTTCAAGCTTTAGAAAAAATGTCTCAAGTGAACCAGGCGGAGCAAAACCTAGGTTTTAAAGAAAGTACTTATAACCTGCAAAAGTTAGAAAGACAGGCATTAGTTAATCAGGTAGAGCAGCAGATTCAAACTGCTCAAACTGATCAGCAGTCGGCTGAAGGTCGTTTGAGTATAGATTCCCGACAAGTCGAACGCTTTCAGCAACTTGTGAACGATGGTGCGGTTTCGGTAAATCAAGTTGATCAACTCAAAAAAGAAGAACAAGAAAGCCAACGACTTTACGCCAGAGCGCAATCTGATGTTAAACAAGCACAATTACGGTTGGCTGAAGAAACAAGCCGCTATCAGGCTATAATGAATCAGTTGGAGTCAGATATTCAGCAAGCAAAACATCAACTGCAAGCCGAGAAAAACAGTTATCAAAGCTTACTACAAGCTGGTAAATTGGCTGTGCTGAAATATCAAGAACAAATCCAAGACTTAGAAACACAAGTTGCTAATTTACAATCTGAAATTGCTCAAACTAAGAGTAAAATTACATCTTTAAATCTACAAATGCAGCACCGTGTGGTGCGATCGCCTATTGATGGGACAATTTTTGAGCTACCAGTCACCAAGCCGGGAGAGGTGGTACAAATCGGCCAAAGGATTGTTCACATTGCACCCCAAGATAGTCCCATCGTACTCAAAGCTAATATACCAATCCAGGATAGCGGTTTCTTAAATGTGGGAATGTCGGTAAAAATCAAGTTTGATGCCTTTCCTTTTCAAGAATATGGCATTGTGGAAGGTAAGGTTTCTTGGATTTCTCCTGACTCTAAAATCAATCAAACACCCCAAGGAAACTTAGAAACCTATGAGTTAGAAATCGTCTTAGAACAAAACTATATCCAAAACGGTGAAAAACGTATTCCATTAAGTCCAGGTCAAACAGCAAATGCTGAAATTATTGTTCGTCAGCGCCGCGTGATTGATTTTGTTTTAGATCCGTTCAAGAAATTGCACAAAAACGGTTTAGAGCTTTAG
- a CDS encoding peptidylprolyl isomerase, whose amino-acid sequence MSQILTISGSDIIHSLKLSSQVPGLVEAIASQKIVAEVAESSGITVTPEEIQQEGDKLRLAKKLVKAQDTLTWLEKNYLSVNEFEESVHNKILSKKLANSLFSSQVERFFYQHQLDYVAAITYQIIFDDQDLALEMFYAVEEGEISFPEIARLYIPEAELRGTYGYQGRRHRKDFRPEIAAAVFAATPPQILKPIATAKGVYLIWVEQISQPQLDESLSEKIITELFTGWLKQQIESMQIITQLDSDTVQPQKELLKQT is encoded by the coding sequence ATGTCTCAAATTCTGACTATTTCTGGTTCAGACATTATTCACAGCCTGAAACTATCATCGCAGGTTCCTGGTCTTGTAGAGGCGATCGCATCGCAAAAGATTGTTGCAGAAGTAGCCGAAAGCTCAGGAATTACAGTTACACCAGAAGAAATACAGCAAGAAGGAGATAAATTACGTTTAGCCAAGAAGCTTGTCAAAGCTCAAGATACATTAACATGGCTAGAGAAAAACTATCTTTCTGTGAATGAGTTTGAAGAATCAGTCCACAACAAAATCCTGTCAAAAAAGTTAGCAAATTCTCTATTTAGCTCTCAAGTCGAACGCTTCTTTTATCAACACCAACTAGATTATGTCGCCGCTATCACATATCAAATCATTTTTGATGATCAAGACTTGGCTTTAGAAATGTTTTATGCAGTAGAAGAAGGAGAAATCAGTTTTCCAGAAATTGCGCGCCTATATATCCCAGAAGCAGAACTGCGCGGTACTTATGGATATCAGGGACGACGACACCGCAAAGATTTTCGTCCAGAAATTGCGGCTGCTGTATTTGCAGCAACTCCCCCGCAGATTCTCAAGCCAATTGCGACTGCAAAAGGAGTGTATTTAATTTGGGTAGAACAAATTAGTCAACCCCAATTAGATGAGTCATTAAGCGAAAAAATTATTACAGAATTATTCACTGGTTGGTTAAAGCAACAAATCGAGTCTATGCAAATAATTACTCAGCTAGATTCCGATACCGTACAGCCACAGAAAGAATTACTGAAGCAGACTTAA
- a CDS encoding pentapeptide repeat-containing protein produces MVFFSFPAGAIPGQLERTSLSLELLQERLHNPIIREGNLTVDLRDMVVDLRPENGEFRDNFYLLLRKELQRSGTKPLGLDLSNSLIQGNFLGSDLGLKIPLYAPILTSGEQGELSRLRFVCLQSLGIALPNSKDCRALLGSQPTASSEINIFRGSLILVQTRFNGEVQFQNTFFFQPVNAKNAIFLQATNWAETRFGRSVRFTGANFRQLSNFQTSVFFDKVNFEKVQFQEKADFQDTTFEESTKFNEASFQQLAKFSRAQWRGNVDFSGVRFGNTAQFTQANFHEYVFFTEAIFEQAVIFREAIFKRAVNLAGASIFNQADFSDARFAKEAFLNVPGLTFNSNQGKILGNVGEIGKMFRVPSSQGNQSILRNLGQNFRQQQQIADANQLEYTKQKLRLRELSHRLVDRNINNATRKSLINLGFSANQADAIAHRRMIEPFRNSSDLLSLPDIDLETYNQLSDRLVIAEPLSPGGWLLLAARWLALSVLLLLSGYGTSFWLVFGVGGVAIAYFGCLFWLVDRYRRLHPIPIIPTYYETTWILAGFSFLTLFSLLAIFRNAEQPWLTLGCLLIIIVPLPVILLIRLYQQGRYHDLMDVSYFTEDGTFRQLRLLIGRLPVIPRNQTFRERYMHLLWNRRWNWLNYYDFSLNNLVRLGFNDIRLRDEHLPGIISTLAWYQWSLGVLYITLVLWTLSRTIPGLNLLIYLK; encoded by the coding sequence TTGGTTTTCTTTTCTTTTCCTGCTGGGGCTATCCCAGGTCAACTAGAACGCACTTCTTTAAGTCTGGAGTTGTTACAGGAACGTTTGCATAATCCCATTATCCGTGAGGGTAATTTGACTGTGGATTTACGGGATATGGTGGTTGATTTGCGCCCGGAGAATGGGGAATTTCGGGATAATTTTTATCTGCTGTTGCGAAAGGAGTTACAACGGTCGGGGACTAAGCCTTTGGGTTTAGATTTGAGTAATTCTCTGATTCAGGGGAATTTTTTGGGTAGCGATTTGGGTTTGAAAATTCCTCTCTATGCTCCTATTTTGACGAGTGGTGAACAAGGGGAATTGTCACGCTTGCGTTTTGTTTGTTTGCAGTCTTTAGGAATCGCTTTACCTAATTCTAAGGACTGTCGCGCACTTTTGGGAAGTCAGCCAACGGCATCTAGTGAAATCAATATTTTTCGCGGTTCTTTAATTCTGGTGCAAACTCGCTTTAATGGGGAAGTGCAATTTCAGAATACTTTCTTTTTTCAGCCGGTGAATGCCAAAAATGCTATTTTTTTACAAGCTACTAACTGGGCTGAAACTCGATTTGGCCGTTCTGTGCGTTTCACTGGTGCTAATTTTCGGCAATTAAGTAATTTTCAAACGAGTGTTTTTTTTGATAAGGTTAATTTTGAAAAAGTGCAATTTCAGGAAAAGGCTGATTTTCAAGATACCACTTTTGAAGAGTCTACTAAATTTAATGAGGCTAGTTTTCAGCAATTAGCTAAATTTAGTCGGGCGCAATGGCGCGGGAATGTTGATTTTTCTGGTGTACGCTTTGGTAATACTGCACAGTTTACTCAGGCGAATTTTCATGAGTATGTTTTTTTTACAGAAGCTATTTTTGAGCAAGCTGTAATTTTTCGAGAGGCTATTTTTAAACGAGCTGTAAATTTAGCTGGTGCTAGTATTTTTAACCAAGCGGATTTTAGTGATGCGCGGTTTGCTAAGGAGGCTTTTTTAAATGTCCCTGGTTTAACTTTTAATTCTAATCAAGGAAAGATTTTAGGTAATGTCGGCGAAATTGGTAAGATGTTTCGCGTTCCTAGTTCCCAAGGTAATCAAAGTATTTTGCGGAATTTGGGGCAGAATTTCCGTCAGCAGCAGCAAATAGCTGATGCTAATCAGTTGGAGTATACAAAACAAAAACTGCGATTGCGGGAGTTAAGCCATCGTTTGGTGGATCGGAATATTAATAATGCTACGCGAAAAAGTTTGATTAATTTGGGTTTTAGTGCTAATCAAGCGGATGCGATCGCACATCGTCGGATGATAGAACCATTTCGCAATAGCAGCGATTTATTAAGTTTACCAGATATTGATTTAGAAACATACAACCAATTGAGCGATCGCCTCGTAATTGCTGAACCTCTTTCCCCTGGTGGTTGGCTATTACTTGCAGCAAGATGGTTGGCTTTGAGTGTACTATTGTTGCTTAGTGGCTATGGTACCAGCTTTTGGTTAGTGTTTGGTGTGGGCGGAGTGGCGATCGCATATTTCGGCTGTTTATTTTGGCTAGTAGACCGCTATCGTCGCTTACATCCAATTCCCATTATTCCCACATATTACGAAACTACATGGATATTAGCTGGTTTTAGCTTTTTAACACTTTTTAGCTTATTAGCCATCTTCCGTAATGCTGAACAACCTTGGCTGACACTCGGCTGTCTTTTAATAATTATTGTTCCCTTACCAGTCATCTTATTAATCCGACTTTACCAACAAGGCCGCTATCACGATTTAATGGACGTTTCCTATTTCACCGAAGACGGTACTTTTCGCCAATTAAGATTATTAATTGGGCGATTACCAGTCATACCCAGAAATCAGACATTCCGCGAAAGATATATGCATTTATTATGGAACCGCCGTTGGAACTGGCTAAATTACTACGACTTTAGTCTAAACAACTTAGTCAGATTAGGATTTAACGATATTCGCCTCAGAGATGAACACTTACCCGGTATCATCTCCACACTTGCTTGGTATCAGTGGAGTTTGGGTGTACTTTACATCACCCTAGTCTTGTGGACTCTTTCTCGCACTATTCCCGGATTAAACTTACTGATTTATCTCAAGTAA
- a CDS encoding zinc-dependent alcohol dehydrogenase family protein → MKAVLMTAAGSPEVLQLQEVPNPTLPLGNTELLVRLVAAGVNPIDTKLRQRGTFYPEQMPAILGCDGAGIVEAVGANVERFSLGDEVFFCYGGLGAHQGNYAEYTVVDERFVARKPASVSFAEAAAAPLVLITAWEALYERGRLEPGERVLIHAGAGGVGHVAIQLAKLKGASVCTTVSSPEKANFVKELGADQVIFYQETDFVKAVLSWTGGEGVDLAFDTVGGEILHKTFPAVRVYGDVVTILEPTADTVWKAARLRNLRVGLELMLTPMLEGLEECLKHHGEILEQCATWMDEGKLKVEVSHRFPLAEAVRAHEVLESGAMIGKVVLLMSDE, encoded by the coding sequence GTGAAAGCAGTTTTAATGACAGCAGCCGGTAGTCCTGAAGTTTTGCAATTACAGGAAGTACCAAACCCTACGCTACCTTTAGGCAATACTGAACTTTTAGTTCGTTTAGTAGCGGCTGGTGTTAACCCTATTGATACAAAGCTCCGTCAGCGAGGCACTTTCTACCCTGAGCAAATGCCGGCGATTTTAGGCTGTGATGGTGCTGGAATTGTTGAGGCGGTGGGTGCTAATGTTGAGCGTTTTAGCTTGGGCGATGAGGTATTTTTTTGCTATGGTGGCTTGGGCGCACATCAAGGTAATTATGCTGAATATACTGTTGTTGATGAAAGGTTTGTGGCACGTAAACCTGCTTCAGTGTCTTTTGCAGAAGCAGCAGCAGCACCTCTGGTATTAATTACTGCGTGGGAAGCTTTGTATGAACGGGGAAGGTTAGAACCTGGGGAACGGGTTTTGATTCATGCTGGTGCTGGTGGTGTTGGTCATGTAGCGATACAATTGGCAAAACTTAAGGGTGCTTCTGTTTGTACTACTGTGAGTTCCCCGGAAAAGGCTAATTTTGTCAAAGAACTCGGTGCTGATCAGGTAATTTTTTATCAAGAAACGGATTTTGTCAAGGCGGTGTTAAGTTGGACTGGTGGTGAAGGTGTAGATTTAGCTTTTGATACTGTGGGGGGGGAAATTTTGCACAAAACTTTTCCGGCTGTGCGGGTGTATGGTGATGTTGTGACGATTCTTGAACCAACTGCTGATACTGTTTGGAAGGCTGCTAGATTACGTAATCTTCGCGTTGGTTTAGAATTAATGCTAACTCCGATGTTGGAAGGTTTGGAGGAGTGTCTGAAGCATCATGGGGAAATTCTGGAACAGTGTGCGACTTGGATGGATGAAGGAAAGTTGAAAGTTGAGGTTAGTCATCGGTTTCCTTTGGCGGAGGCGGTTCGGGCGCATGAGGTTCTGGAATCTGGTGCGATGATTGGTAAGGTTGTTCTGTTGATGAGTGATGAGTGA
- the ctpC gene encoding carboxyl-terminal processing protease CtpC — protein MVITKSRLVLGATAVTLSTIAVTSLGIHSRGQALFKASPKELVDEVWQIVQRQYVDGTFNQVDWLAVRKEYLGKSYSSQEDAYKSIREMLLKLDDAYTRFMTPEEFKSMQVDTSGELTGIGITISQDEETKKIVVISPIDDTPAFKAGILAKDIITKINGKSTEGMDTNQAVSMIRGEPGTKINLTIERNGQAKQFEIIRARIEIHPVKYSTQPTPAGKLGYIRLNQFSANASREMQSAIRDLERQRVDGYILDLRGNPGGLLFSSVEIARMWLDRGTIVSTIDRQGEQEREVARGRALTNKPLVVLVDKGSASASEILSGALQDNKRAVLVGSQTFGKGLVQSVRPLEDGSGLAVTIAKYVTPNGTDINKQGIGPDVTVELSDEQRQELWLNQREKLATPADPQFAKAVEVLGKQIAAKGITSSDKK, from the coding sequence ATGGTGATTACAAAGAGTAGACTTGTTTTGGGTGCTACGGCGGTGACGCTTTCCACGATTGCTGTTACTAGCCTGGGCATTCACTCTCGAGGTCAAGCTTTATTTAAAGCAAGTCCCAAAGAATTAGTAGACGAGGTTTGGCAAATTGTTCAACGCCAATATGTAGACGGTACTTTTAATCAAGTGGATTGGCTGGCTGTGCGGAAGGAGTACTTGGGTAAGTCCTACAGTAGTCAGGAAGATGCCTATAAATCCATCCGGGAAATGCTGCTGAAGCTGGATGATGCCTATACCCGGTTTATGACCCCAGAAGAGTTCAAGAGTATGCAAGTGGATACCTCTGGTGAACTCACTGGTATTGGCATCACCATCAGTCAAGATGAAGAAACGAAGAAGATTGTGGTGATTTCGCCCATTGATGATACACCAGCATTTAAAGCGGGGATTTTGGCGAAGGATATCATCACGAAAATTAATGGTAAAAGCACTGAGGGGATGGATACCAACCAAGCAGTATCCATGATTCGTGGTGAGCCAGGAACGAAAATCAACTTGACAATTGAACGCAATGGTCAAGCGAAACAGTTTGAAATCATCCGCGCACGCATTGAAATTCATCCAGTTAAATATTCCACACAGCCAACTCCAGCAGGTAAACTCGGTTACATTCGCCTGAATCAGTTCAGTGCCAATGCTAGCCGGGAAATGCAAAGTGCGATCAGAGACTTAGAAAGGCAACGGGTAGACGGATATATTCTGGATTTACGTGGTAATCCTGGTGGTTTACTTTTCTCTAGTGTGGAAATTGCTCGTATGTGGCTGGATAGAGGGACAATTGTTTCCACTATTGACCGCCAGGGTGAACAAGAGCGGGAAGTGGCCAGGGGACGTGCTTTGACGAATAAACCCTTGGTGGTATTAGTTGATAAAGGATCAGCCAGTGCCAGTGAAATTCTCTCAGGAGCTTTGCAGGATAATAAACGTGCAGTTTTGGTGGGTTCTCAAACTTTCGGTAAAGGTTTAGTGCAATCGGTGCGTCCTTTAGAAGATGGTTCAGGTTTAGCGGTAACAATTGCTAAATATGTGACTCCCAATGGTACAGATATCAATAAACAGGGGATTGGTCCCGATGTGACTGTGGAATTGTCTGATGAACAGCGTCAGGAATTGTGGCTGAACCAGCGTGAAAAACTGGCTACACCAGCAGACCCCCAATTTGCTAAAGCTGTAGAAGTCTTGGGTAAACAAATTGCTGCTAAAGGTATAACGAGTTCCGATAAAAAGTGA